Proteins co-encoded in one Diaminobutyricimonas sp. LJ205 genomic window:
- a CDS encoding DUF2277 domain-containing protein, which translates to MCRNIHTLHNFEPAATDDEVHAAALQFVRKISGTTKPSKANTAAFELAVEEIAHISRHLLDDLVTSAPPKNREVEAAKARARAATRYSAA; encoded by the coding sequence ATGTGCAGGAACATCCACACGCTTCATAATTTCGAGCCGGCCGCCACCGACGATGAAGTTCATGCCGCCGCACTCCAGTTCGTCCGCAAGATCAGTGGGACGACCAAGCCGTCGAAGGCCAACACCGCCGCATTCGAGCTGGCGGTCGAAGAGATCGCGCACATCTCGCGTCATCTGCTCGATGATCTGGTGACGAGCGCTCCCCCGAAGAACCGGGAAGTCGAGGCTGCCAAGGCGCGAGCCCGGGCGGCCACCCGGTACTCGGCAGCCTGA
- a CDS encoding ASCH domain-containing protein, whose product MTERTPAAPLDRAAADRFWADYAAAHPVAARSDPEYAVDRFGDSAELSDELLGLVVGGTKRATADLVDEFLARDEPLPRVGSHWVACDGSGRPTVILRSTELRIGTIASVDATFARDEGEDDGSLDSWLIGHRRYWERTCAARGDSFTDDHEIVFERFQVVWPPALTDSHRPSAN is encoded by the coding sequence ATGACGGAACGAACGCCCGCCGCCCCGCTTGATCGGGCAGCCGCCGACCGATTCTGGGCGGACTACGCTGCGGCGCATCCCGTCGCAGCGCGTTCCGACCCTGAGTACGCGGTGGACCGATTCGGGGACTCTGCAGAGCTTTCCGATGAACTGCTCGGGCTCGTCGTCGGCGGCACCAAGCGGGCGACCGCGGACCTCGTCGACGAATTCCTGGCCCGCGACGAGCCGCTGCCGCGCGTCGGCTCGCACTGGGTGGCTTGTGACGGATCGGGCCGACCGACGGTGATCCTCCGCAGTACGGAACTCCGGATCGGCACCATTGCGAGCGTGGATGCCACGTTCGCCCGCGACGAGGGCGAAGACGATGGCTCGCTGGACAGCTGGCTGATCGGACACCGCCGCTACTGGGAGCGAACCTGCGCTGCTCGCGGTGACAGCTTCACCGACGACCACGAGATCGTGTTCGAGCGGTTCCAGGTTGTATGGCCGCCAGCGCTCACCGACAGCCACCGCCCGTCGGCGAACTAG
- the idi gene encoding isopentenyl-diphosphate Delta-isomerase, with amino-acid sequence MSDSDYVVLVDDEGAPIGTAPKAHVHGADTALHLAFSCHVLNPDGEVLVTRRALEKATWPGVWTNSFCGHPKPAEPVLSAVHRRAEFELGLTLTDVRLELPLFRYRATDARGMVENELCPVYIAVTETTPAAHPGEVIDFAWVDPQTLGHAVRSAPWAFSPWLVMQARLLPFLGGEAISLDNGQHSTEAVDAA; translated from the coding sequence ATGTCGGACTCAGACTATGTCGTTCTCGTCGATGACGAGGGCGCTCCCATCGGCACCGCGCCCAAGGCCCACGTGCACGGCGCGGACACCGCTCTTCACCTGGCGTTCTCGTGCCATGTACTGAACCCGGACGGCGAAGTCCTGGTGACCAGGCGTGCACTGGAGAAAGCAACGTGGCCCGGAGTGTGGACCAATTCGTTCTGCGGTCACCCGAAACCAGCCGAGCCCGTGCTGTCGGCCGTGCATCGGCGGGCGGAGTTCGAACTGGGCCTGACCCTGACCGATGTGCGGCTCGAGCTGCCACTGTTCCGCTACCGGGCCACCGACGCGCGCGGAATGGTCGAGAACGAGCTCTGCCCGGTGTACATCGCGGTCACCGAGACCACCCCAGCGGCGCATCCGGGTGAGGTGATCGACTTCGCCTGGGTCGATCCGCAGACGCTCGGCCACGCCGTCCGCAGCGCGCCATGGGCGTTCAGCCCGTGGCTGGTCATGCAGGCGCGACTGCTCCCGTTCCTGGGCGGCGAGGCGATCTCGCTGGATAACGGCCAGCACTCGACCGAGGCGGTGGATGCAGCATGA
- a CDS encoding MarR family winged helix-turn-helix transcriptional regulator, protein MTDPRQELVNRADLDEASLDQIVRVMDAMRDWRQAETRMSEASRKYMKLGETDMRALRFLISAHNQGILATPGAISDHLGISSASTTKLLDRLERGGHITRSPHPTDRRALVIHVTDETRVVARETVGRQHARRFYAAARLTPEEREVVIRFLSDLSATETANGSLHA, encoded by the coding sequence GTGACCGACCCCCGGCAGGAACTCGTCAACCGTGCCGATCTCGACGAGGCCAGCCTCGACCAGATCGTGCGCGTGATGGACGCGATGCGGGACTGGCGCCAGGCTGAGACGCGGATGAGTGAGGCCTCGCGCAAGTACATGAAGCTCGGCGAGACCGACATGCGGGCACTGCGCTTTCTCATCTCCGCACACAACCAGGGCATCTTGGCCACCCCGGGCGCGATCTCGGATCACCTCGGCATCTCGAGCGCATCGACCACCAAGCTGCTGGACCGCCTCGAACGCGGCGGGCACATCACCCGGTCGCCGCACCCGACCGACCGCCGGGCACTGGTGATCCACGTGACCGACGAAACCCGGGTGGTCGCGCGCGAGACCGTCGGCCGCCAGCACGCACGCCGCTTTTACGCGGCGGCCAGGTTGACGCCGGAGGAGCGCGAAGTGGTGATTCGATTCCTCAGTGACCTGAGCGCCACCGAAACGGCGAACGGATCACTGCACGCCTGA
- a CDS encoding pyrimidine dimer DNA glycosylase/endonuclease V — translation MRLWSVHPQYFDRQALTAGWREALLAQAVIATPGRGYSRHPQLERFRADPAPLVVVGAFLTGIADEADARGYRFDRSRILVPGSVVARIALPQGQLDYEWSHLLGKLTTRSPLVAERWAAVTAPEAHPIFQVVDGGIADWERPIGSGVQ, via the coding sequence GTGAGGCTCTGGTCGGTGCATCCGCAGTACTTTGACCGGCAGGCGCTCACCGCCGGGTGGCGGGAGGCGCTGCTGGCGCAGGCAGTGATCGCCACGCCGGGCCGGGGTTACAGCCGGCATCCGCAGCTCGAACGCTTCCGCGCCGACCCGGCGCCACTCGTGGTGGTCGGCGCATTCCTCACCGGGATCGCCGACGAGGCAGACGCACGGGGCTACCGGTTTGACCGGTCCCGCATCCTCGTTCCCGGGTCGGTAGTGGCCAGGATCGCGTTGCCGCAGGGTCAGCTGGACTATGAGTGGTCCCACCTGCTCGGCAAGCTCACCACCCGCAGCCCGTTGGTGGCCGAGCGTTGGGCCGCGGTCACCGCTCCCGAGGCGCACCCGATCTTTCAGGTGGTCGATGGCGGAATCGCCGACTGGGAACGCCCGATCGGCTCAGGCGTGCAGTGA
- a CDS encoding NAD(P)-dependent alcohol dehydrogenase, with amino-acid sequence MRAVVYDRYGPPDVLRIEDIPTPTPGPKQVLVKVAATSVNLSDWEGLTGKPAYARLGGLRAPTRRVLGSDIAGRVAVVGSGVTRFRVGDEVYGDNLTLMGGFAEYSVAAETALAHKPKELSFAEASTLPQTGAIALQGIAPVRAGQRVLINGGGGGSGTFAIQLAKRAGAHVTAVDNAHKLDFMRQLGADEVIDYRTEDFTRGEPYDHVLDFVAHRSVFAYRRALARGGRYRCVGGTVRALLRIITVGAAAGRLTGRSLGVLVVKPGPAHFEPAAALCIAGDLRIHIDRTFPLEQVPHALAQVGQGRALGKLVVTP; translated from the coding sequence ATGAGGGCAGTCGTCTACGACCGGTATGGCCCGCCTGACGTGCTCAGGATCGAGGACATTCCAACCCCGACTCCGGGCCCGAAACAGGTGCTGGTCAAGGTCGCCGCGACATCCGTCAACCTCTCCGATTGGGAAGGCCTGACCGGGAAGCCTGCGTACGCCCGCCTCGGCGGACTCCGCGCCCCGACGCGAAGGGTGCTCGGCTCCGACATCGCCGGTCGTGTCGCGGTGGTCGGCTCCGGTGTCACCAGGTTCCGGGTCGGCGACGAGGTGTACGGCGACAATCTGACCCTGATGGGCGGGTTCGCCGAGTACTCCGTGGCCGCAGAAACCGCGCTTGCGCACAAACCGAAAGAGTTGTCTTTCGCCGAAGCTTCGACGCTGCCCCAGACGGGCGCGATCGCGCTGCAGGGAATCGCTCCCGTACGAGCCGGGCAGCGCGTGCTCATCAACGGGGGCGGCGGCGGATCAGGAACGTTCGCGATCCAGCTCGCCAAACGCGCCGGCGCCCACGTGACCGCGGTCGATAATGCCCACAAGCTCGATTTCATGCGGCAGCTCGGCGCCGACGAGGTTATTGACTACCGCACCGAAGACTTCACCCGGGGCGAGCCGTACGACCACGTGCTCGATTTCGTCGCGCACCGGTCGGTGTTCGCCTACCGGCGGGCGCTGGCCCGAGGCGGCCGCTACCGCTGTGTCGGCGGCACCGTGCGGGCGCTGCTGCGGATCATCACGGTAGGCGCCGCGGCCGGCCGGCTCACCGGACGTTCACTCGGGGTCTTGGTCGTGAAACCCGGCCCCGCACATTTCGAGCCCGCAGCGGCGCTGTGCATCGCAGGCGATCTGCGCATCCACATCGACCGAACCTTCCCACTTGAGCAAGTGCCGCACGCGCTCGCCCAGGTCGGTCAGGGGCGCGCGCTCGGCAAGCTGGTGGTCACGCCCTAG
- a CDS encoding ZIP family metal transporter encodes MGSALLFGIVASSALVIGAFIGARFELPKRLLAILLSFAAGALITALTFELFEDAHERGGIVRAAIGLLVGAVVFTILSALLDRWAQPGSRTKPADEYRGSAKLDTDAAAVDRAPAKTSTRGAAGLALLAAVTLDGVPENIALGVSLGEGTGGLALLAAIFVSNLPEALVGAASMRSQGRSTLWILGLWGACAALLVAAVVIGAGPLSTSDPETISLPLAFAAGAVIASLADTLMPEAFEHGGPAVAISTAAGFVLAYVLSLA; translated from the coding sequence GTGGGAAGTGCCCTGCTCTTCGGCATCGTCGCATCCAGCGCGCTCGTGATCGGCGCGTTCATCGGCGCGCGATTCGAACTCCCGAAGCGACTGCTCGCGATTCTGTTGTCGTTCGCGGCGGGCGCCCTGATCACCGCGCTGACCTTCGAGCTGTTCGAGGATGCGCATGAGCGCGGTGGGATCGTCCGCGCCGCGATCGGGCTGCTCGTCGGGGCGGTCGTGTTCACGATCCTGAGTGCACTGCTCGACCGCTGGGCGCAGCCCGGCTCCCGGACGAAACCGGCAGACGAATACCGAGGAAGCGCAAAGCTGGATACGGATGCCGCCGCCGTCGACCGAGCTCCGGCGAAGACGTCCACCCGAGGCGCCGCCGGGCTGGCCCTCTTGGCCGCCGTCACGCTGGACGGCGTTCCCGAGAACATCGCGCTCGGGGTCTCGCTCGGCGAAGGAACCGGGGGACTCGCCCTGCTCGCCGCGATCTTCGTCTCGAACCTGCCGGAGGCGCTCGTCGGCGCTGCCTCGATGCGCAGTCAGGGTCGGTCGACGCTGTGGATCCTCGGCCTCTGGGGCGCCTGCGCGGCGCTGCTCGTGGCCGCTGTCGTCATCGGAGCAGGCCCGCTGTCGACCAGCGACCCCGAGACGATCTCGCTGCCCTTGGCCTTCGCTGCGGGCGCCGTGATCGCTTCGCTCGCCGACACCCTGATGCCCGAGGCCTTCGAACATGGCGGCCCCGCCGTCGCTATCAGCACGGCGGCAGGATTCGTGCTCGCCTACGTGCTGTCGCTCGCCTGA
- a CDS encoding SDR family oxidoreductase: MTGQLALVTGATGYVGGRLVPRLLEAGYRVRVIVRSPQKLTDVPWLNRVEVVTGNLKDPKAVAEASAAVDVAYYLVHSMTSHGDFDEEEFAAARNVATAAKKAGVSRIVYLGGLHPDGVTLSRHLRSRVAVGNALLESGVPTAALQAGVIIGSGSASFEMIRHLTEVLPYMPAPRWVRNKVQPIAVRDVLYYLLATAQLPSEVNRTLDIGGPDVLRYGQMMNGYALEAGLKQRPIASLPVLTPWLASQWVNLVTPIPRRLAVPIIESLQFDCVVTERDIDQYIPPPAEGLLSYRRSVRLALAKMRDADVETSWQNASVEDAPSDPLPSDPDWAGHTVYTDLKQRETSASVDQLWTVIEGIGGRNGWYSFPLAWALRGWIDKLFGGVGLRRGRRHAERLSTGEVLDFWRVERLERPRTLRLRAEMRLPGRAWLELETEPTPTGARYRQRAVYFPRGLSGRLYWFAILPFHGIIFNGMANRIVLEAEQRAVSAQTVTVDA, from the coding sequence ATGACTGGACAGCTCGCGCTGGTGACCGGGGCCACTGGTTATGTCGGCGGGCGGCTGGTGCCGCGACTGCTCGAGGCCGGATACCGGGTGCGCGTCATCGTCCGTTCGCCGCAGAAACTCACGGATGTGCCGTGGTTGAACAGGGTGGAGGTCGTGACGGGCAACTTGAAGGATCCGAAGGCCGTGGCCGAGGCATCCGCAGCCGTGGATGTCGCCTACTACCTGGTGCACTCGATGACCTCGCACGGAGATTTCGACGAGGAAGAATTCGCCGCCGCACGAAATGTGGCGACCGCCGCCAAGAAAGCCGGTGTCTCGCGCATCGTCTACCTTGGCGGACTGCACCCGGACGGGGTCACCCTCTCGCGCCACCTGCGCTCCCGCGTGGCGGTCGGCAATGCGCTCCTCGAGTCGGGAGTGCCGACCGCAGCGCTGCAGGCCGGCGTGATCATCGGGTCCGGCTCGGCGTCGTTCGAGATGATTCGGCACCTGACCGAGGTGCTGCCATACATGCCGGCGCCGCGGTGGGTGCGCAACAAGGTGCAGCCGATTGCCGTTCGGGACGTGCTCTACTATCTGCTCGCGACCGCCCAGCTGCCGTCAGAGGTGAATCGCACGCTCGACATCGGCGGACCCGATGTGCTGCGCTACGGCCAGATGATGAACGGCTACGCGCTGGAGGCCGGCCTGAAACAGCGCCCGATCGCATCGCTGCCGGTGTTGACGCCCTGGCTCGCGTCGCAATGGGTGAACCTGGTGACCCCGATCCCGCGGCGGCTGGCCGTGCCAATCATCGAGTCGCTTCAGTTCGACTGCGTGGTCACCGAGCGCGACATCGACCAGTACATCCCGCCGCCCGCCGAGGGGCTGCTGAGCTACCGTCGATCGGTGCGGCTCGCGCTGGCGAAGATGCGCGACGCGGATGTCGAGACCTCGTGGCAGAACGCGTCGGTCGAGGATGCCCCGAGCGATCCACTGCCGAGCGACCCGGACTGGGCGGGACACACCGTGTACACCGACCTCAAGCAGCGGGAGACCTCCGCATCGGTGGACCAGCTCTGGACGGTCATCGAGGGGATCGGCGGGCGAAACGGCTGGTACTCCTTTCCGCTGGCCTGGGCGCTGCGCGGCTGGATCGACAAGCTGTTCGGGGGAGTGGGGCTTCGTCGCGGGCGACGTCACGCCGAACGATTGAGCACCGGCGAGGTGCTGGACTTCTGGCGGGTGGAGCGGCTGGAGCGCCCGCGAACCTTGCGTCTGCGCGCCGAGATGCGGCTGCCGGGCCGGGCCTGGCTGGAGCTGGAGACCGAACCGACCCCGACTGGCGCCCGCTACCGGCAGCGGGCGGTGTACTTCCCGCGCGGGCTGAGCGGTCGGCTGTACTGGTTCGCGATCCTGCCCTTCCACGGCATCATCTTCAACGGCATGGCCAACCGGATCGTGCTCGAGGCGGAACAACGAGCGGTGTCAGCCCAGACCGTTACGGTTGACGCGTGA
- a CDS encoding bifunctional nuclease family protein, which yields MVQVRIIGLAVDTRAQPVILLKPILNEPGTGKILPIWIGAQEATSIFIAIEGAHAPRPLAHDLMKNLLEEVAASVDKVEVTRIDEGTFYAEITLRTQGGVRLIDSRPSDAIALAARVDAPIWVDDDVLEEAGIEDELDHSAEEDEKLAEFKKFLDEVDPEDFQG from the coding sequence ATGGTCCAGGTCCGCATCATCGGTCTCGCTGTAGATACCCGCGCGCAGCCCGTGATTCTGCTCAAGCCGATCCTCAACGAGCCCGGCACGGGCAAGATACTTCCGATCTGGATCGGCGCGCAGGAGGCGACATCCATCTTCATTGCCATTGAAGGGGCGCACGCCCCGAGACCGCTGGCGCACGATCTGATGAAGAACCTGCTCGAGGAGGTGGCCGCCAGCGTCGACAAGGTCGAGGTCACCCGCATCGACGAGGGCACGTTCTACGCCGAAATCACCCTGCGCACGCAAGGCGGTGTGCGGCTGATCGATTCCCGGCCGTCGGATGCGATCGCCCTCGCCGCCCGCGTCGATGCGCCGATCTGGGTCGATGACGACGTTCTCGAGGAGGCCGGGATCGAGGACGAATTGGATCACTCGGCGGAGGAAGACGAGAAACTAGCCGAGTTCAAGAAGTTCCTCGATGAGGTCGACCCGGAGGACTTCCAGGGCTAA